The Erigeron canadensis isolate Cc75 chromosome 1, C_canadensis_v1, whole genome shotgun sequence genome segment TCCAAATGTTTTTAACTTCCTATATATAACTAACAAGTATGTCAGATTCACAAAGTATTAACTGACTAAATAGATATGGAGTATAAAATATGAGGTTTTAAGAACTAAAGATGCACTTTGGGCAAGCAACATCTAATGCAAACGTTTTTGACTTCCTATATATAACTAGCAAGTGTGTCAGATTACACAAAGTATTCGCTGACTATATAGATACGGAGTTTAGGATATGAGGTTTTACGAATCAAAGATGCACTTTGGGCAACTTTTGACCAATTCCTTTTCTATACCATTTGACCCGTTAGTCTGATACGGACATAATTTAAATTGTCTCGTTCGTAAGTGAACAGGTCAAGAACTGAGCTCAAAGCACCTAATACCAAAACAACCTATATTTTGGTCGGTGTATGGCTTCCAAATTCATTTAATCAAGTGTTGAGTTTACCTTTTGAATAACGCGACAACCATACATTTGAAGACTAAGTGTTAGAACATGCCCGTCGAGCTGCTCAGCTAGTTCTCTTATCTGAGAAGCACTTCCATGTTCAAAAAACTACACACatcaaaaagtaattgatatcaATATATGTGGGATAACTGCCCATAAGTCGAACTCCAAATATACATGCAGACACTACCTTCTGAATGACATAATTACCAAATACATCCGTCATCAGTGAAAATGCTTGTGGCATAATTTCATTGAACACCATGTCTTTCTCTTCTACCGTAGCTGTCTCAAGTTTCTGTTGAATAAAACGACTTCCATATTGATCCGCACTGCTCAGAGACATTCCAAAGTATACAAATTAGATATGGTATATTGGTATGACACAGACCTCAATAACCATTTCCCTTCAACTAAAGGTAATTCAAGAAGTTTAATTCATTCTAAAAACAATGGGGCaacctttattttaaaagtttactcATTTAACCAGCTTGATACTATAATATAACCTCCATCAGAATTGCTGCTTCTGCACCTGACACAAGGTCTCAAAACAGTCCTTGCCCTTGGAAATAAAAGTGAAAACTTTGTACTTTGAGCTTAGGCATATAAGCAAAAAATAGCTCTGATTCAATTTAAAATCTTTCTAGCAAAACCACCAAATAACGCTTTTTTCTGTTGTTGAGTTTTAACGCACAATAGTTTTCATACAAGTTATAAATGTTAATAATCATTAATCAAAGTCCAACAAGATATACCTGAATTCAACAACATGCCCCATAATTTCTGAGAGCTCGAAACACTTGGTTTTATTGCTTTTGAACTCATCTAGCAAAGAAGAAGCAAAACTTTCACTTCCAACTAAATTACGAATCCCAGAAGGAAACCTCAAGCTCCGGTCACCATGTCTAACTGGACTACCAGAACCAATAGCCGAGTTAGGTAGAAGAGAGCTTCCCAATGGGCTCCCAAGATACGACATGCCAAGACCATAACCAGAGTTTCCATAGTAACCATGGCTAAGACCGTATTGACTCTTTTGAGGAGATAGCAAACCAGCCAGGTAAGCTTTCTGGAGTGCCACTAATTCCCTATCAATTGTTGTATCATTCAGAGCCGCAGCATATTCACTCAAGTTTTGAAGATACAGCGGGTCCATAAGAGGTGCCTGAAGACCAGTGGGGCTGTGGTTTCCAACTCTATTAGATCCTAAACCAAACCCTCCACCCATTGCTCTAGAATCCATGGCGGAGACACCCATTGCCGCTGCAACAGCACTATTGTCAAATAAAGGTGGTGCATTAACACCGCCTATCTGGTTTGCCAACATGGTTGGTGATGCTGGATTCATCATATAACTGCCATAAAAAGATGAACTTGGACTATCATGATTCTGGTATTGAGGAGAACCACCTCCACCGCTGGCTAGCCCTTTAATATACGAATTCACTGGCGATCCATGAGCATCAGCAGCAAGTACACCATTTTTTCCCATATACTGATACGGTCCTTTAGCCAAATGGGAGGCATTTTGGATTCCATCTGCCATACCATTAGCTGAAAGAGTCATTCCAGAAAACCCAGCAATTAAATCTGAAGGCGCATTAATCCTCCCCCCTCCACCAGCAGAAACCCGAGGGCTAGCTGATCGAGCCATGAGCTGCGGGTCAGGGGTGGTGCTTTTAGATAAAGATGCACCAAGAGCCGAAGCATAAGTGTGTGAACCAGATGACATTCCTTGATGGTTTGGGCTGGATCGTAAAGCATCCATAGAAGCCAAATTGTGATGAAGCTGAGCAAAATGAGACTCTGAAAGGTCAACATTTTCATCAAATGTGTTACGGCTGGCTGGACGAGATGGCTGCCTAGAAACAGAAGTAGTTTGACCAATATCATCCTGCAGACACAACCATTTGTAAGAAATTGCTCAATCTAACAAATTCTCTTACTATgaacaaataaacacaaaatcatGAACGTCTATAAATGCTTGTAGCAAGTTATGAAtaattaaagaagaaaatacACAGTCAAATGGCgtagattcaaagatgatttCTATACTTACTAGTGTTAGCAAGAaaacaaaatgataaaaaattcatcactatctctaatttaataaacttttaatgaaattgagCAAGTCACAATAACTAGCGGATGCTGACCCCCTAAACTGCAAACAAATCATTCAAGACAGAATAGATATCAGCGTGTAAGCAAATAAATGGTAACCGCCATCTAATGGcatcaaaatgttcaaatataACAGCTTGTTCATTAGATCGGAAATACTCAAGTCAATAAGACACAATGCAATAAAATTTACCACAGAAATAATATTGAGAAAGTCATGACAGCTAGGCTATGCATGTACTATAGACTGCAAACAAGTTATCATATGTGACAGACATCGAAAATAAATCTAGAGATTCAAAGATAACCTTGAAAGTACGTCATCAAGAATGCTAAAAGATTCTACGCAATCAGTAACTAATAAGCTTCCAATGATACTTCAAGTAAGTAGCGACAATTAATGTAAGAACACACAATAGACTACAAACGTAATCATTATGGTAAGCGAATAAACCACCATACGTAATCAAAAAGCACCAAAGTATTCAAGAAAATGACAACTTAAAAACCAAATCCAAATACATTATCAATCATCGGGATTAAAAATAACAACCTGAATGATCTCAGCAATGCTCTTTTGCCTACTCCCTAACCCTAACCCTGGCAACCCGATAAGCCCATTTCCACCCCACTCGACCGAACTatttccaccaccaccaccttgaCCGTTCCTCGCCTCACTAACCCCACTACCGAACATTGTCATACTCTCATTCCCACTATCTCTACCCACTTTCCTCCTATCCCCAATTGCAGAACTCCCATTCCCATTCCCATTCCCACCCTGCATTCTCTGCGAAAACCGCCAATCTTCCTTCGACAGCAAAGGCGGTGGCAGCCTAGGGTTCAAATTCACATTAGCATAGTAATAACTAACATAAGCAGGATCAGACCTTAACTCATCCTCAGAAATACCACCATCAAATAACCCGGAAACCGCACTCAACGATCCTTCTACGGTCGGTGGAGCCGACCCACTTCTATACATATTCATCTCCATTTCAGGATCACTACTACTTGAACTACCACTAACTTCTTGCCTACGTTTTTCCcttaacaaaaaccctaattcttcaTTATTTGAAACCAGTGATCTCATTCCCATATCACTCATCATCTTTATATAGCCAATATCactgatcatatatatatagatacagatatatagatataaatatatagcattcaatcaaaatcaaatcttttTCAGCTGGGTATCACTAAATCTCTAAAACCAACCACTTTAAAATCTTGTTACCTAAAAACCCATCacaattttttacaaaattggTAGAAAAAAATcctaaagtttgaaacttttttgtCTGGGTATGCTTTTTTTTCAAAGATTTTAAGATGGGTCGATTCAAAATGAAAAATCTTGGAGATTGAATGATGTTTGATGATTAATTTTGGCCATTTTGTATGATTTTGTGAGTGtttatgaaagaaaatataGTGAAGAGCTAAATGGAGTGATAATAAGCTAGGGGAAAGGGAGACTGATGTGGACCGTTGGATTAAGATAGGTGACGGCAGAGATCGGATTTTGTTGCGGGATTTGTTCATACAATGGGAAGCTAGGGTTTTGTCTTAAAGTCTTTTAGtaccaaaaataaaagttaatagTTTAACTTATCCattcatatatgttttattttagacGGCTAACTAAACACTTTATGAACTTCATCTAAAATAACTTGTTACGGTGGTGACAATACACCGCGTGCGAGTTGATGTGATGACGTTAATTTCAAACCAACATTTATACAACGATATATAATATACGGTCAAGTAAAGTATATGAGATAGTATTACGATGAATTATACAAAtttgttattatcatttataattaaaaattataaaaaaagtaaGTCATAGTAAATAAAAGGCTCTCTATCATAAACATGATTAAAACAACATAGTCTAGATTTTCCATTATGATGtttgatctatatctataaaataaTGGTAATTGTACAAGAAGAAAGTTTGACTacacaaataaaacaagtataattaataagtatatcaaatataaatgcttaaaataattaatagatGGAAAAAGGAAAATATGTACATAAGTTTatcttttgagaaagaaaaatggTTCATATACTTTAACAATGAGCTTATTAATTGCACACCCCCAATATACAAAGTATAGCATGGGGGCCACTAACATAAGCATAGGTACATACAAACTTTTGTAATTTAACAAGTAATCAAAAGTGATATAATTTATAAGAGTTAATCTGGAACACTTATGACTGGTAATTGATGCCgcatttttgaagaaaaaaaaatgaatcctaagtttttttttgtaattgatGGTGGTGAGACTAGTAGTGTTAGTGATTTATGTAAATTTAAATGATGTAGAGTgggtattatatgtattttaaaggTTAAGAGGTAATGATGTAAATAGATAAATGGTGACATATTGATCATTTCGTATATCTTAgaaatttaatttttcaatatGAGGgtctattatttttatatattaatatggaTAGTTAACATATAATTCCGTATTTCAGAAGGAAAAAAAGTTAAAGTGAtacaaacttttgatatgtaAGTTAACATACAATACCGACTCAAAAACTTAtatggaaaacaataaaaatacacatagtaaatgtacaaataaaaaatattataactttCATCTAGTGTCATCGAAATCTTATAactcaattcattcatataaaaatagtaCTCATTTATGGTGCATGTATTGTAACGAACAAATGCAAATATGCAATGCAATAACAAATCAAAGTAATCGGTTTAGATGGTTACacaaaaataatactcgtagaAAAAAATGAGGCAAATAAATAGGACCTACTTCTAATTGTTATGGAGTAATAAAAATCAAGATAAATTATAATACTAACAAAGAAGCACAAAATCCAATAAAAACTTGTCAAATTGTTCAATTTCTCTTTCCAACAAAGGGACCAGTCTACTTATCCTAACTCATGGGGGTGTACAATTAAGATCGGACTTTAAcaaatgtatagatatagatatctttattcttttataaataaatcaaataatctCTTTTCCCTTTGAACTTTTCACCCTTGAAAATACTAAGTGGTCCCACACTTACCCAACACTTATCAAAATGTGACAAAAGTGACAAATAATAGGTGGTTCTATACGTACCCAACACTTACCAACGTTCACTTACATCAACTGCAAAGTATCGATTGTACATGTCAAAAGAATTTGTCAATTTATGGCGTACATTAGGATGTAATGAaaccacaaaaacaaaaagtgctAAATGTAACCGATGTAAGAACCGATAGATTTAACCGGTTACACCCTCGTCACTAATGTCGTCCTAAAAAATAGACAAACTAATTTAAAGCGTTGAGTAAGCTAACAAAATCACAATGTGAAACACATTAACAATTAAAGTTCACAATAG includes the following:
- the LOC122600181 gene encoding pumilio homolog 2-like, which gives rise to MISDIGYIKMMSDMGMRSLVSNNEELGFLLREKRRQEVSGSSSSSDPEMEMNMYRSGSAPPTVEGSLSAVSGLFDGGISEDELRSDPAYVSYYYANVNLNPRLPPPLLSKEDWRFSQRMQGGNGNGNGSSAIGDRRKVGRDSGNESMTMFGSGVSEARNGQGGGGGNSSVEWGGNGLIGLPGLGLGSRQKSIAEIIQDDIGQTTSVSRQPSRPASRNTFDENVDLSESHFAQLHHNLASMDALRSSPNHQGMSSGSHTYASALGASLSKSTTPDPQLMARSASPRVSAGGGGRINAPSDLIAGFSGMTLSANGMADGIQNASHLAKGPYQYMGKNGVLAADAHGSPVNSYIKGLASGGGGSPQYQNHDSPSSSFYGSYMMNPASPTMLANQIGGVNAPPLFDNSAVAAAMGVSAMDSRAMGGGFGLGSNRVGNHSPTGLQAPLMDPLYLQNLSEYAAALNDTTIDRELVALQKAYLAGLLSPQKSQYGLSHGYYGNSGYGLGMSYLGSPLGSSLLPNSAIGSGSPVRHGDRSLRFPSGIRNLVGSESFASSLLDEFKSNKTKCFELSEIMGHVVEFSADQYGSRFIQQKLETATVEEKDMVFNEIMPQAFSLMTDVFGNYVIQKFFEHGSASQIRELAEQLDGHVLTLSLQMYGCRVIQKAIEVVDLDQQTKMVVELDGHVMRCVHDQNGNHVIQKCIECVPEEAIHFIISTFYDQVVKLSTHPYGCRVIQRVLEHCHNPKTQSIVMDEILKSIIMLAQDQYGNYVVQHVLEHGKPHERTTIIDQLTGQIVQMSQQKFASNVVEKCLTFGTPEERQTLVTEMLGTTDENEPLQVMMKDQFANYVVQKVLETCDDQQLEMILNRIKVHLNALKKYTYGKHIVARVEKLVAAGERRIGALAGYAAAAAAAAAAAADNNGTT